The sequence below is a genomic window from Sparus aurata chromosome 6, fSpaAur1.1, whole genome shotgun sequence.
aaaggtgtgTACCGCAAATCGCGAGGTGCGTCTCCGGGTGGTGCTCCGGACTGACCCGGGCGTGGCactttcctgtttttctcctctagCCGCCCTGCCGATCTCTTTATGGCTGATCACAGGAGTGGAGGGAAGCGATGAGGAGTAATCACTGCTCTGACCACCATTACTGGCCTTAAGAGAGGAGAGAGCCGGAGCAGGCAATGAATGAAGTGATAATTGAGCAGTAAAGGGAGTTAATTAAGTTGGTTACAACAAAAATAGCAGGACAGGATGGCAGGAAGCCTAAAGTATACTCAGTGAGAAAAGGTACACTTAAATGCGACAACTTAGTACAGCTTTCTTCAGACAGTGTGGAACAGATGATCCAGTAAGTGTCTTacctgtcctgggaagacaccTGACACTGGGGTGGAACCTCCAGAGTGACTGGGAGAGTTGGGGAGAGACTTACAGGAAGCCAGCAGAGCAGCTTGCTTCTTGGCTGCCATGATCTTCTGAGCAGCTGTTGaacaaaatccaaaacattTGCCCTAAATAAGACACATAATCCTCATATTTCTGCAACTACTGCAGCACAGTCCTTAGTTTTCTGGTCCAGCTCTGAGAGGGACACATACCATCAGTGAAGACTCGGTTCACGTTGAGGCCGTACGTTGCACAGGTTTCATAGTAAGTGCAGCGCCGCACATCTGAGCAGAGCTGTCTGGCCCTGGCATCATCAATTACTCTGGGGTTGGTGCTGCTGATCTTATCTGGGAAAAGCACAACAAAAGTCCACCTCTGCAAACATTTGAAATCAAAGCACACATTGTGTGCGTGAGGGAGGGACTTACCCTGAGTGCCGACTACTACGAAAGGAATCTCAGAAACAGGCCGGTGGACAGCGAGCTGGTGGTAGATTTTGTAAACTTCCTGGAAGCTGGACTCATTTTCCAAACTGAAGACCAGGATAACTGCATCTACCCAACTTGCAAACTGAAGAGAAacggaggaggagaaaagtAGCACCCAGAATAATCAGGAGGAAGATGACAGTAAGGCacttaattaaatcaaatttaaattaCAATCCACTTTTACCAAATTCAATCAGTTTCCAACCCACCTGAGCACCTGGGagctctgtctcctctctgatTATCATCAGGTGGCTTTGTCCATCAACCAGGACATCCTTAATGTACTGGCGCCCTGTAAAAGCACAGTATGAACATGTAAGCATACCCTGGCTCTGGTCATGAATGATCTTAATATCATACATAGCCAGTATGAATGTTATCAAAGTGGATGAGCATTACATTCTACAGTATTCCATCTAGTGCCACTATGCACTGACATTGTTACAATAACAAAACTTCTGTATTTGAGGACATGTGCCACCAACCTTCGGCATTCTCCAGCTGCAGGTAACTTCCTGTCAAGTGTCTGTGGACCAGAGCTGACTTTCCGCTACACAGACCTCCCAAAACACCCTACAGagcacaacacacatacacacatcgaGAAGATGAATTTAGCACTAATTCCATTAAACAGTTTGTCAAAGTATTGTCTTAATGCCTACCAGGTGAAGCTCTTGTATAGGTTGGCTCATGGGCCACTCTTGACTGCTGGTGCACACAgctgaaggcaaaaaaaaaattaggtttgattaataaaatgttcaaaataggCTCAGTGCAGTAATGATTGGATGTATTGGTAATATGATGCTcattatacagtataaataaGCTCAGGCTTAACTTGAGTCTTCAGAGACAGAACACTGAAGgcattttgaatgaaatagtcCATATTGCCAGACAAGGCAGTACATATATAGCTCTGGTGGGCTGAGCTGTCATTATGTCCCAGTACTCTGTATCGAGCCGTAATAGAAGTTGATGTCATGAAACTGTTGTGTGGGCAGTAGAGGTAAAACTGTGGGGGAAAAGGCATTTTAAACCTTATTTTGGTGCAAAATCGCTAAATTGTTGGGCATTTTCTTTATCAGATTTGACTGGTGATTCGAttaatacagtttttacatcCAGATGACCATTAAAAGTGAAGCTCTGACTCTTTCCCATTCTAAACGAAGGGGGCTTGGTCTTGTTAGCCTGAAATAACTGCCAGGGGGcattgccaagatggctgccgagtGGCAAGATTTGCCTAAAAGGAATTTGGCTAAACTAAACAAGACTTAGACCTATTTCTGTAAATGCACGAAGAAGAAGTTGATATCAGATCAAGTTATAAAACAAGCCTGTTTCTTGCCGTGTTCCTTTAAAAGAGTGATTGCTGCCTGCTGGCCAGGTTTCCTCCACCTGCCTGCGGACACACTGAGCAGTATCAAGTGTGTCCAAGCTTCCCCACTGGGAGCAGGGAGGCTGCAGCTCCCAGACACCAAGCACCCAGAAAATTCAATCAAGTGTATAAATGTGCAAGTCTGCGTGAGTTAGAGAGCATGCCAGATATCTTTAGTTTACCCTAACATTATCAGACACGCCATGTTTTTACATTATATTACGGTCACCCTGCGAAAAACCTCCTAACAAgtcatttattctttaattcAGCTCTAAAAATGTATCAAtcttaagaaagaaagaaagaaagaattcagCCAGCTGTGGGGAGGTAATTCATCTTATTTCCAGAgcagtttccctcatttcatgAATTTTATAGAAGTCAGTGTCGACTGAAGCAAGACAGATCTGCCACTTAGAGCTCTGTGGTATTAAGAAGGTGAGACCTGATTCGAAAACACTTCTTAAAGGAGCAGATTTGCAACAGAACAAGTCAAACGACATCAAATATAAATAGTGTGTTAATACAGAATGTTTGCTCTGAGCTTTTACTGTCTGTTATTGAGTCAGCCAGAGTTTTAATACTCAAGCAGCGATCTGCCTTATCCAGTATTGTTATGTTACATTGACTATCATTTCTAAAATATTCCATAAATAGAACAAACAGCAGTGGGAAAGGTGAAACTATtgtgctggtgtgttttttttttctcgtaaGAAAAACAAGTCTTGAGGGCTGAAATGTGAAGATGGATGTTTTTATACTGAATGATCAATGGAGGGATTCTGGTTACTTTAATGCGCAGCCTCATTTTGTATCAGACAAAAAGGAAATGGCTCTGTGAGACATGATAGAAGATAACCGCTGATAAGTGACTCATCTGGTTACAGAACATCGTGTTTAGGTTGAGGCAGATGTCAGTGTCTCCTGAGATGAGCAAACTCATCCCTCTGTCAGTTCTTCAGAGTCTTTGAATCACATCAGAAATTAACTGAATCCAACGAGGACATAAAAGACAAAAGCTTATATTCAAACTGAGAGGAGTATAGTGTGTCTAATGCAAATGAACTCGCTGTGAAAGCCTCCGCTTTGACATCGCAAAGATGATCTATCACCATTTATTATATGTTTAACAACTCAAATAGACCAGTGCCTGTGTTggttttctttggtttcagtgataAGAAAATCCGCTCTGCAGTGACACTATGATGACTGAGTGTTAATATTAAAAAACCTGTATTATGCTCCAAGTGTCACAATGAGAAATAGTGGCGCAGTTGTGGCCAAATAAATCTACGTCACAGCTTAACTGTGATCATAATGATCCTCCAGCAGTGTGGGTTGATTGTGTGGCAGTCGGTTGAGTAAGTAATGCTTTATGAGATGTGGCTGATATTCTAAAATTAGACTTAACTAAATGATATGACACAAAAATTCATAAAGGCAGCACAGATTACAAAACTTAGCTGCATGTGTTCCTCGAGTCATCGTGTGGGAGTTACAGCACTGTTGCAGATGTTTGAATTACTCTTATTCTTCCGATTCCACACCTCAAACTCTCAAATTTAACTCCGAGGTGCTCCGCGCTCTATAAAAAATGTCAGTCACACGTcaccttcccctcctctctcataTTCAGTCACAATGTTTTGCAGCGATGAAATGATTCAGCCGGTGCATCATTATAGCACACCTCCACCAGGGTCAGGGTTGAGGATAACGAGAATCTTCAAACGAGGCAGAATAAGACAGAAAAGTTCAAAGATGCCAAGGAAATGATAGATACAAAGAATTCCCTAAAacaagttgattttttttaatgatgttacTTGCAATACTTTCCGACAGCGAgatagtttttttcttttctttttacattttaacgGTTTGACTTGCTGACTGAGGTTGCACTTAACATTCAGGTTAGAGTGCCTGAGCTCTAACCTCAGTAGAATTACAGCAAAGGTGCCTCTGTGAGTGGACgctcaataaaacacacacacacacagccatgaagGACACCGCACACATTTGCAGATATGAGGCTGAatagaaaaaagacaaatgataaacacacacacacacacacacacacacactctctctgaaTGTCGGGTCACGTTGTGTTCGGGCGGAGCCACCCCGTTGTGCGCTTCTCACAGGGACACAGATTCTAACTTTAAACCCCCTCATCCCCATCTTTGGGCAATCCCCACACCCTCCCCACCCCTCCACACTCTCCCCTCTATCAATGGCGTCACACCACAGACCAAACAGCATCTCTCACGGCttgctgttgccatggcaactcCATTTTCCAGAAGCCTCCAGCCCGGGTCTCTATACAATAAATGGTCTCTCATGGATACAGCGACGTGTGTGAGAGGCACAGAGACACGATGTCCACCTGCGAGGCTGAAAATAAGCCAGCATGTGTCTGTACACATTTGGATCATGGGGACAAACAATTTCGGAATTAAATGTAATCGATAATGCTCATCTATTGCCAGAAAACTGACATGATATGCTGAAATTACAGGTTCAACACGACTCAACACTTGAACACAATATAGCATCGGCGAATGAATAGGCTCCATTTGAAGGCTGATTAACTCCATGCACAGAGCAGGAAGTAGCAGGTCTCCGCTCCCCTCACTCCTCCGATGAACACAGCTCTGTGTATCCCCAACCTTAATTATTCATGTCCCACTTACTACAGACAAATTATTCAGAGCTTACTCCAATGCCACActctctgtcattttctttagaATATATCAATAAAGATTAAAGATTGATAAAGTTGCATAATTTCCTTTATCTTAAATAGAGAAGTCTGAATATTTCATTAGGTGTTTCCATAGTTTTTGACAGGGCTGAAACTCGTTTCTATTTGTTTTGGGAGTGTCAGGATTTTGGGAATTCCTCATAACATACATTAGTAAAAGTGCTGAGACAGATCAGGAGATGTCACGCTTTCCACTGTTAGAACAGAGGCTCTTCAACTGAAGCTGATGAAGAACAACTTGTACTGTGTTTTAAAGCTTTATCTGCAACATTAATGATGTTAAAGATTCTATTCATGGCTGGTTTTAGCTTAGTTGTATGTgtcatatttttatatttattttttatatacaggTAAACAACATCCTTTTCATTTCTCTACCAGAAGTCTTGGAGGCCCAAGGAAGATGATTAAATTGGCTTTTATATACTTTCTTTAGTAAATCTAGTGATCATCGTGGGGCTGTAACGATAGCCCTCATTGTCAGTTAATCTGCCGTGTCCAGTTGATGATGCTATCAGAAAACAGCAAATGTGGCCATGACAGTTTTCCTCCAGTGTGACCTCTTCAAAAAGCTCATTCTCTCCTAGCTGTGGTCCAAAACTCCCAAATGCTGAGAATTACTAAATGAGGTATTTgggtatttattttattgaaaagtAAAGTATAAAGCGATAATCACAGTCGTCCATTATCTTTCTTGCCTGATCGAATAATcagctaattgtttcagctctcgATCATTAATAAACCTGAGTTATGGTCCACCCTTGTGTGCCTGACAGAGTGAAATCTGACAGTTAACAAGGTAAAAGCCACATAACTGTTTGAAACATGCGTCTCTTTTAACAACTCAACCTTTATTACATTATACCTACCATATTAATAtcaatgatgtcattttatttttcaaagtttgCTCAGTTATTACTTTCTTCAGCTATGATAGAAGACACTTcctatgtttttttcttaaggCCTGTGTTGATTTTCAGTAAGTTAGATAAGATTGTCACCATATGATCGCCACATTTCACCTTTTGTCAGATACACTGACAGTATCTCCACATCCCCAACAGATCCCTCAAAGGCATGAAAGGTAACGCAGACCTGATCTCAGGCAAGCTTTCATTCAGCTGGAGTTAAACCAAACATGTTCATACAGAGAGTGTTAAACGATCTGAGGAAACAACAGCAGCTTATTCCAACAGAAAATTACCACAGAAGACACTTTTAGTGCtataaacaaattcaaaatctATCTGGCAGGAAAATAAGCATTATAAAGTCAGGCTGATGATTGAAAAACACAACTGTGTTTAAGTAAAGCATTAGAGCATCATTGGGACTAAATGTGGTCCACACAGCTCCAGAGAGGGCGATGTAAGTGACACTAACTGTGTGATCCTGCAATGAAGATGCTCTTTATAGTTGCTTAAATATCCATCCAAGTGGGCCCTCTGTATTGTTATTTTCcccttttattttgttaggtCTGTGCAGCACTGTGGGGTTAAAAatcaacaacaatgaaaatgtatgaaatataaCCAAATTAAATATCAAGCCTGTCATAAAGTTCTGTGTCCAGATGCAGCGGATGCACGAGGCCTTACCTTCCTCTTCACTCGAGCCTCTTTCCACAGCTGGATAGAGGGGGGGTGTAGTGTTGGCACTGGGTGCTGCAGCTGCACTTTTGGTGAAAATGCCACTGATGAACTTCAGCATCTTTCGGTCGCGAGGAGGAGCTCGCTGGATTGTTCCTCCCGGGCCCTCCTTCCCCTTCTTCAGGTCCTCAGAGGGGGAATGTAGGTCACTGTTGTCCAAGGTACGACTTGTACCTTTCCTTTGAGGCCTGGACACATCGGTGGCAGGAGGTGTAGGGAAGGAAACAGATACCGTCTTAAACCTCTCCCCCTGAGGGCTGTCCCTAGTCATGATGCCTGAAAATCCTCCACTCATGGGAGCTCCGGGGCGGATGAGCGTGCCCCTGCCGTCGCTATCGGCCCAGGACGCCCTGTAAGGCCCCAGAGTTGTAGCTGCCATTAAGGGGGACTGGTCCCCCATACGGTTATCCCTCCGATCCAAAGTCTTAGCAGAGTGATACAGGCTTGTGTTGGTCTCTCTGAGTTCCCTCCAGCACGCCGAGTTGCCTCCTGTGTGGGACCTCATCATGACTTCAGGACGCTGGCTGACCTGCGGCGGGATGGAAAAAGGGAGGCTACAACGTGAGCGGCTGCTCAGGTCCGCTCCATTTTCACCCTTCAGGAACAGCATGGGGGGCTCTCTGTAGAGCTCCGTCTTTGGGCGCAAGGCTTCTGAGCGAGGCCCCTCTCGGCGCACCGTTCCCTCAGAGGTAGTCCCTCCATAGACTTTGACCATCTGCCTGACAGGTGCATGTACAAAAGAAGTGTCTTTGCTTTTACCGACTGATAGAATGTCTTTTTGGTGTCCATGAGTTTCTCTCCTGTCAGGCTTCCCCCAGCTCTCAACGGGGCTGCCATATTTGACCTGTTCCACCTCTTCTTCcacctgtgtgttttctttctccagcaCTTGAGTACATACAGGTCCTTCATCCTTTTCAGGGGCATAGCtcagctccctctcctcctccacctcctcctcctccttcttagGGCTCCCTTCCCCCTCTGGAAGAGCCTCCCTCTGGTTCCCTGCTACATCCTCCTCTGGCACAGCCTCAACCTTCACCAGAGTGAGGGAAATGAGGTAGGTGGTGCGTCTCTGTGGGTTGGCTGCCTTGCTCATCGGGACAGCAGACTTCAGCACAGTGGCACCTGCTCTCTGACCTAGCCAGACCTGCCCACCTCAGTCATGGCAACCGGGACGAGactgaagcagaggagagagaaaatctCAGATCAAACAGAGCTATCTGATCAAGCCCTCTGGAGCTGATTGTGTCTGATATCAGGGCCGTGCACCTGACAGGAACCTCAGCTTccttttaaaataaagacatgagGACTcgctgggaaaaaaaattagGGATGCTTCGAATTGCAAATTTCAGAATATATTTAAAAGGGTGGCCCAGTGGTGAAACAAGTctagactgtttttttttatgcctccATTAATCCTCCTCAATGCACACTGCTACTACTGGTCTCTACCACTGATTCATTCATAATCCTCCCCTCTCTTTGCTTTGCTTACCTTCTGTAACTCACCTAATCTGCACAAATCTGACAAGCAGACACGCTGATAGATACAAGGAAACATTTCTCTTTACTGTGTTCATGTCTCAGCCTGGATTATGCAACAGTCAGTACATTCGCTTGATCCTTTTCTTGACTAGGACTTCAAACGAATATTGACCGAATAATGCCACATTACCACAGTATGTGTCTCGTCTTTCGCTCATATCATACCTTCATTTTCCCCTGAAGAATATCCATTGCACACCCTTGTTCATCTGATTTGATGAAGAATTTATCTCGCCATCAGATTACCATTCCTATCAAACGACACATCAAACaaggctgaaaagaaaaaaaggagctcCGGCTCATGAGtccaagagaaaaaaacaggtgaaaGGGAACAGGctgtaaaaacatcaaaatggaAATCATTCACTTGTCACGAAGCGTCTGGCAGCTGGAGCCTCCGTTCGACAATGTCATGCATAAAATTATGTATGCACGGTGTGAGGGTCACTGGGAGATGCTGAA
It includes:
- the LOC115583468 gene encoding arf-GAP with GTPase, ANK repeat and PH domain-containing protein 1-like — protein: MSKAANPQRRTTYLISLTLVKVEAVPEEDVAGNQREALPEGEGSPKKEEEEVEEERELSYAPEKDEGPVCTQVLEKENTQVEEEVEQVKYGSPVESWGKPDRRETHGHQKDILSVGKSKDTSFVHAPVRQMVKVYGGTTSEGTVRREGPRSEALRPKTELYREPPMLFLKGENGADLSSRSRCSLPFSIPPQVSQRPEVMMRSHTGGNSACWRELRETNTSLYHSAKTLDRRDNRMGDQSPLMAATTLGPYRASWADSDGRGTLIRPGAPMSGGFSGIMTRDSPQGERFKTVSVSFPTPPATDVSRPQRKGTSRTLDNSDLHSPSEDLKKGKEGPGGTIQRAPPRDRKMLKFISGIFTKSAAAAPSANTTPPLYPAVERGSSEEEAVCTSSQEWPMSQPIQELHLGVLGGLCSGKSALVHRHLTGSYLQLENAEGRQYIKDVLVDGQSHLMIIREETELPGAQFASWVDAVILVFSLENESSFQEVYKIYHQLAVHRPVSEIPFVVVGTQDKISSTNPRVIDDARARQLCSDVRRCTYYETCATYGLNVNRVFTDAAQKIMAAKKQAALLASCKSLPNSPSHSGGSTPVSGVFPGQASNGGQSSDYSSSLPSTPVISHKEIGRAARGEKQESATPGSVRSTTRRRTSRFAGRRGSDSNRRSAECKGDMGSGRSIPIKQGILLKRSGNSLNKEWKKKYVTLSNDGILSYHSSVNDYMLNAPGKEMDLLRVTVKVPGKRPPRAVPTCGLPVGLNGRVKDVPGPEGISPVPVSASSLLQVEEMEGLGGALFLRGNRGVQRCPSTLSNHAQSVDSAVEGVSSSSSTKDVGSSSPLTDRKKHRRKKSMNQKGDATLGQADAKRKMWKLKSFGSLRNVSKTDEDNFDFLVVSSTGQTWHFEAQSVEERDSWVQAIESQILASLQLCESSKNKARKNSQSEAVALQAIRNAKGNNFCVDCDAPNPTWASLNLGALICIECSGIHRNLGTHLSRVRSLDLDDLPRELTLVLSAIGNHMVNSIWEARTLGRRKPAPDASREERESWIRAKYEQKLFVAPLPPPTPGEGPDITLSGRLLLAVMEHNLPKLLLLLAHCTKEDINAPLSLALSSRSILALRLPGSALHAACQQADVVMTQLLVWYGCDVRYRDAQGQTALVLARNAGSQECVDILLQHGCPNEPATTVGFAAAMTPSLTVATTLKISHKSGTTSLSYSTSRRAIS